A single window of Caloranaerobacter sp. TR13 DNA harbors:
- a CDS encoding 2'-5' RNA ligase family protein, producing MPYAIELYVDTESSKTIDEICNKLASEGISIDKGTKPHISLAIYEDIPIESFKKELQMFSYKTKPFDITLSSVGMFVTESIVIYLAPTVTKELLGIHSEFHNSFKKYRSKAWDYYLPNRWVPHCTLAMNLNDEMVNKTINICRGLELPINVKINKSGILEFKPNKQLIEYKLG from the coding sequence ATGCCATATGCAATAGAACTATATGTAGATACAGAAAGCTCAAAAACAATAGATGAAATTTGTAACAAACTTGCTTCGGAAGGAATTAGCATTGATAAGGGTACAAAACCACATATATCTTTAGCTATTTATGAAGACATTCCAATAGAAAGTTTTAAAAAAGAACTTCAAATGTTTTCATATAAAACAAAACCTTTTGATATAACTTTATCGAGTGTAGGAATGTTTGTAACAGAAAGTATAGTTATATATCTTGCTCCTACTGTAACTAAAGAATTATTAGGAATTCATTCAGAATTTCATAATAGTTTTAAAAAATACCGAAGTAAAGCTTGGGATTATTATCTACCAAACAGATGGGTACCACATTGCACATTAGCAATGAATTTGAATGATGAGATGGTTAATAAAACAATTAATATTTGTAGAGGTTTAGAGTTACCAATAAATGTTAAGATAAATAAGAGTGGTATATTAGAATTTAAGCCAAACAAACAATTGATAGAATATAAACTTGGGTAA